The Carnobacterium divergens nucleotide sequence TTTATTTAACTGCGACACCAACTAAAAAAATGCAAAAAGAAATTGCCAGTAACCAATTAAGAGCTACCATTTTACCAGCTAGGTACCATGGATATCCTTTGCCAGAGCCTACAGTACATTGGGTAGGTGATTGGAAAAAACACTTGACACTCAATAAAATACCAAAAAAATTAAAACACCTACTAACAAAACTAGTCCACAAAAAAAGACGCTTTCTCTTATTTGTTCCACAAATTGATCTTATGGAAAAGTTAGCGGAATTGATTCAAGAATGTTTCCCGAGCCAATTATTTTTAAGTGTATATGCTGCTGACGAAAAAAGAAAAGAAAGTGTTTTAAAGATGCGGGAAGAGAAGTTAACAGGTTTATTAACAACTACGATTCTTGAAAGAGGTGTGACCTTTAGAGATATTGATGTGCTTGTTTTAGGCGCAGAAGACCAAACGTTTACTGAATCATCCCTTGTACAAATTGCAGGAAGAGTTGGCAGACATCCCGAATTTCCTAGAGGAGAGGTTCAATTTTTGCATTATGGACAAACTAAAGCCATGAAAAATGCGATAAAACAAATAAAAAAAATGAATCAACATGCTAAAAAGAAAGGATTGTTAAAATGCTAGAATGTCTTTTTTGTGGACAACAAGAAATAAAAAAGCTGACGTTAAAAGAAATTTTATTTTTTACTAAAGCGACACAAGAAAATTTATGTAGAAAATGTAAAAAAGAGTTAATTCCTTTAAAACAATTTCTTACTTGTAAAGGGTGTGGTCGCAAAGCAAAAAAAAGAGACCTGTGTGCAGAATGTCTAAAATGGCAACTTATTTATCCAGAAGTTGAACTAAGGCATGTGGCGTTGTATGAATACAATTCATTGATTAAAGAATGGATGGAAAGATTTAAATTTCAAGGAGACTACCGATTAAGAAATCTGTTCAATGAAGAAGTGAAAACTAATTTAAAAATAGATAAAAAAAACATTATTGTACCGATTCCAATTAGTGAAACCAGTTATCAAAAAAGAGGATTTAATCAAGTAACCGCCATTTTAAAAGCAGCAGAAATTCCATATACAAATTGTTTAGCCAATGAAACAAACCAACTAAAACAGTCTAGTAAAACGAGGAAAGAAAGATTAGAAATGAAGCAGCCATTTCAGTTGGAAAGTGAAAAAATTAGTTTTATCAAAAATCAATCTCTTCTAATTGTTGATGACGTATATACAACAGGCAGAACAATCCTATATGCAAAGGATATATTAATGAAAAATGGAGCTAAAAAGGTTAGTAGTTTTTCAATTGCTCGATAAAAAAAGAGAATTGTAGCTTATTTTGTTTGTCAATTAAAGCGCTATCCTTTATAATTGAATTAAGGATAACATCGTAGTGAGTGGTCCCTATGATGTTCCACATTCTGGCATATCGTCAGATGAAAGGGGAGAGTGTTTATGTTTAAATATAATGTCCGTGGCGAAAATATTGAAGTGACTGGGGCAATCCGCAGTTACGTTGAAAAAAAAGTAGGGAAATTGGAGAAATATTTTAGTGATACACCAGATGCAACTGCACATGTGAATTTAAAAGTATACTCTGACAAAACTGCTAAAGTAGAGGTAACCATTCCACTACCATATTTGGTTCTACGTGCAGAAGAAACCTCACCTGATTTATACGCGAGTGTGGATTTAGTAGTGGACAAATTAGAAAGACAAATGCGTAAATATAAAACTAAAATCAATCGTAAATCTCGTGAAAAAGGGTTTGATTTTATCGTTCCCGACGAAGCAACCCTTGACTCTCAAGGAGAGCTTGATATCGTTCGTACAAAACGAGTATCACTAAAACCAATGGACAGTGAAGAAGCTGCCCTACAAATGGATATGTTAGGACATAATTTCTTTATCTTTGAAGACGCTGAAACAAACGGTACAAGTATTGTTTATCGTCGTAAAGATGGAAAATATGGCTTGATTGAAACGAATTAAATAGAAACGCCCAATCTTTATTTTTAAGATTGGGTGTTTTTTTATGGAAAAATAAAAAAATACCTCTAAAAGGCGCTATAAAGAAACTTAGCAAAGTCAATAATGAAAACATAACGATTATGTCTAAAAAAAGGTTCCAATTATCAATAACAAGTGATAAAATTAAAAAGATAGCACTTACCAGCTAATAAGGGTATAATTATTTGAGATAAATAGAATTTTAGATAAATCTTAAACTAAACTAATAAAAATAGAATGAACAACAAAGAGGAGAAAGATTGATGGCAAATTTTTTAAAAAATTTAATTGAAAATGACAAAAAAGAAATTAAGAGTCTAGACAGATTAGCAAATAAAGTAGAAGCATATGCAGACCGCATGGCAGCTTTAACAGATGAAGAATTACAGGCGAAAACACCTGAATTTAAAAAACGTTACCAAGCTGGCGAAACATTGGATGATTTATTACCAGAAGCTTTTGCAGTCGTTCGTGAAGCAGCAAAACGTGTCTTAGGTCTTTACCCATATCACGTGCAATTAATGGGCGGTATTACTCTTCATAAAGGGAATATTCCGGAAATGAAAACAGGTGAAGGTAAAACGTTAACCGCAACAATGCCCGTGTATTTAAATGCTCTTGCAGGCGAAGGTGTGCATGTTGTAACGGTAAATGAATATTTAGCTAGTCGTGATGCAACTGAAATGGGTGAATTATACGAATTTTTAGGTTTAACTGTAGGGTTGAATTTAAATTCTAAAAGCGCCGAAGAAAAACGTGCAGCATACGCATGCGATATTACTTATACAACCAATAATGAATTAGGTTTTGATTATTTACGGGACAACATGGTCGTATACCGTGAACAAATGGTACAACGTCCGCTTAGCTATGCAATCGTGGATGAAGTCGATTCAATTTTAATTGATGAAGCCAGAACACCGTTAATTATTTCAGGACAAGCTGAAAAATCAACTGTTCTTTATACAAAAGCAGATCAATTTGCTAAAGGGTTAAAAGCTGAAGTAGACTACACAATTGATGTACAATCTAAAACAATTGGATTAACAGAAGAAGGTATGGTAAAAGCAGAACGAGCATTTGGTGTTGAAAACTTATATGACATCGACAATACAGCGTTGATTCACCATGTGGATCAAGCATTACGTGCAAATTATATCATGTTACTAGATATCGATTATGTTGTTCAAGACGGTGAAGTATTAATCGTTGACCAATTTACTGGTCGTATCATGGACGGTCGTCGTTATTCTGATGGACTACATCAAGCGATTGAAGCAAAAGAAGGCGTAGAAATTGAAAACGAGTCAAAAACAATGGCTAACGTTACCTTCCAAAATTATTTCCGTATGTATAAAAAATTAGCAGGAATGACTGGTACTGCTAAAACAGAACAAGAAGAATTCCGTGAAATCTACAACATTCAAGTAGTAGAAATCCCAACAAATAAACCCATTATTCGTGATGACCGTCCGGATTTATTATATGCAACATTAACAAGCAAGTTCAATGCTGTTGTAGAAGAAATCAAAGAACGTCATGCAAAAGGTCAACCCATCTTAGTGGGGACAGTTGCTGTTGAAACGTCTGAATTGCTTTCAAACCTTTTAACAAAAGCGGGTATTCATCATGAAGTTTTAAACGCAAAAAATCACTTTAAAGAAGCTGAAATCATTACAAGTGCTGGTCAAAAAGGCGCTGTAACAATTGCAACCAATATGGCTGGACGTGGTACCGATATTAAACTTGGTGCAGGGGTACTTGAAGTTGGTGGATTGTGTGTTATTGGTACAGAGCGTCATGAATCTCGTCGTATCGATAATCAATTACGTGGACGTGCAGGTCGTCAAGGAGACCCTGGTGTCACTCAATTCTATTTATCATTAGAAGATGAATTAATGAAACGTTTTGGTTCAGAACGTATCCAAGCAATTCTTGAACGTATGAAAGTTCAAGATGAAGATATCTTGATTCAAAGTAAAATGATTTCACGTCAAGTTGAATCGGCTCAAAAACGTGTTGAAGGAAATAACTATGATACACGTAAAAACGTATTAGAATATGATGATGTAATGCGTGAACAACGTGAGATTATTTATGGACAACGTTTAGAAGTCATTATGGCGGAAGAATCATTAAGAAAAATCACAATTCCAATGATTAAGCGCACAATTGATCGTATGGTTGATGTGAACACACAAGGACCAAAAGAAGAATGGAACTTACAAGGAATTCATGATTTTGCAACTTCTGCAATCGTTCACGAAGACAGCCTGAAAGTAAGTGACTTAGAAAATAAATCTCCAGAGGAGATCAAAGCACTCTTACTAGATAAATCTGAAAAAATTTACCAAGCTAAAGAACAACAATTAAACAGTACAGACCAAATTCTTGAATTTGAAAAAGTAGTTGTTTTACGTGTCGTTGATAGCAAATGGACTGACCATATTGATACAATGGATCAATTAAGACAAGGTATTGGCTTAAGAGCATACGCTCAAACAAATCCATTAGTAGAATATCAAGCAGAAGGATTCAAGTTATTTGAAGAAATGATTGCAGCGATTGATTACGATGTTACTCGTCTATTAATGAAATCTGAAATCAGACAAAATCTTCAAAGAGAGCAAGTTGCTCAAGGAACTCCTGCTCGTTCATCAGGTGATGGAGATGTTGTTGAAGCAGCAAAATCAAAACCAGTTAAAGTTGAAGATAAAATAGGACGTAATGATCCATGTCCATGTGGCAGTGGTAAGAAATACAAAAACTGTCACGGAAAAGGTAAAGTTTAAGAACTAAATTAGAGCAAAGAACACGATTTGGTTGCGACCAAGTCGTGTTCTTTGTTAAAATAAACTGGAAATAGGAACACTAAGGAGAGAAAAATGATGGAATTAAGTGAAATCAGAAATAATCTAGCCAAAGCAACAGATAAAATTGCAGGCTTTGGGAGGTCTCTTTGACTTAGAGACAATGGAACAAGATATTGCAGAACTTGATAACAGAATGACTGAACCTGGTTTTTGGGATGATGGAACCAAAGCACAAGGAGTTATTAACGAAGCCAATAACCTTAAAGAAAAATACAATCAATTTAAAGAATTATCTCAAACCAAAGAAGACTTAGAGATGTTGTTGGAAATGGTAAAAGAAGAACCAGACGAAGAGTTAGAAAAAGAACTAGAAGACAACTATCAAGAATTTCAAAAAGATTTAGATAAATATGAATTGGATATGCTTTTAAGTGGGCCTTATGATAAAAATAATGCAATTATAGAATTGCATCCTGGAGCAGGTGGCACAGAGTCACAGGATTGGGGAAGTATGCTGCTTAGAATGTACATGCGCTGGGCTGAAAAAAAAGGCTTTAAAGTAGAAACACTTGATTATCAAGATGGGGATGAAGCCGGCATCAAAAGTGTCACCTTGTTAATTAAAGGACACAATGCTTATGGGTATTTGAAAGCTGAAAAGGGGGTTCATCGTTTAGTGCGTATTTCTCCATTTGATTCAGCAGGAAGACGCCATACATCATTTGTCTCAATTGATGTCATGCCAGAAATTGAAGATGCTGAAACGGTAGCCATCAATAGCGATGATTTAAAAGTAGACACTTATCGAGCAAGTGGTGCAGGTGGACAGCATATTAATAAAACTGATTCCGCAGTTCGAATTACTCATATTCCAACAGGGATTGTTGTAGCCAGTCAAGCGCAACGCTCACAATTGAAAAATAGAGATCAAGCCATGGGAATGTTAAAAGCAAAACTATATCAATTAGAATTAGAAGAAAAAGAAAAAGAACTAGCAGAAATACGCGGCGAACAAAAAGAAATTGGTTGGGGTTCGCAAATTAGATCCTATGTATTCCATCCCTACTCAATGATTAAAGATCACCGAACAAACTATGAAACAGGAAATGTACAAGGAGTTATGGATGGAGATTTAGACCCATTTATAGATGCTTATTTAAAGAGCACCATGTTAATAAACGAATAAAAAAGAAAAAAGTTGTCACATTAGGCAATTTTTTTCTTTTTTATTGTTACAATGGTAAATATCGGAACCCAAAAAAAGGAGGTATATTGTTTGAAAGTGGGGATTCTCGCTGAAAAAATACATAAATTCAATAATAAAATGAACTATTTTGTTTGGCAAAGGAAATTCATCTCTAATAAGACAATTCATTACATTTTCACCTCACATTGAAATATATTTGTAAAGAAAATACAACAGACTTAAATGTATATAATGCTATAATGGATAAGCGTTGGGAAAAGTATAACTAATGAATCCTAATTTAGTAAGAAACACCTGATAATGATAGCAAAACTAGAAAAGTAAGGTGATTATATGATAGAAATGTTGAATGTCTATAAAAAATATCCAAATGGCATCACAGCTGCAAATGGTTTAACCGTTCGTATAGAACAAGGTGAATTTGTTTATGTAGTTGGTCCAAGTGGAGCGGGGAAATCAACCTTTATAAAAATGATGTATCGTGAAGAAAAAGCTTCAAAAGGCAGTATTAAAGTAGGAGATTTTGATCTTGTAACAATGAAAGATCGTGACGTACCATTCTTAAGACGTCATGTGGGCGTTGTTTTCCAAGATTTCAAATTATTACCAAGACTAACTGTCTATGAGAATATTGCATATGCAATGGAAGTTGTTGAAAAAAATCCTAAAATTATCAAAAAACGTGTACTAGAAGTTCTTGATTTAGTTGGATTAAAACATAAAGTTAGAATGTTTCCAACAGAGCTTTCTGGAGGAGAACAACAACGAATTGCGATTGCAAGAGCGATTGCAAATATGCCGCGAGTATTGATTGCAGATGAGCCAACGGGTAACCTTGATCCAGATACATCATGGGAAATCATGAATATCTTAGAAGAAATCAACAATCAAGGCACAACAGTGGTAATGGCAACTCATAATAGTCAAATCGTAAACGTTGTAAAACACCGTGTCCTAGCGGTTGAAAATGGACGAATTGTCCGAGATCAATTGGAAGGGGATTATGGTTATGAAGGTTAGAACGTTTAAGAGACACGCTGTTGAGAGTTTAAAAAGTTTAAAAAGAAATGGATGGATGTCTATTGCAGCAGTCAGTGCTGTAACCGTTACTTTACTATTAGTAGGTTCATTTATCTCAATTCTTTTAAATGTCAATAAGTTGGCAACGGATGTTGAAAATGATGTAAGTGTTCGTGTTTACATTGATTTAGCAGCTACTAAAGAACAAAAAGATACACTAAAAACAGATTTAAAAAAGTTATCTAATGTTGATAAAATCGAGTATTCAAGTCGTGAGCAAGAATTAGATAAAGTAGTCGGAAGTTACGGATCAGAATTTAATCTATTCGGTGGCGACGACAATCCATTATTTGATGTTTATGTCGTAAGTACTGAATCACCAAGAGATACTGAAAAAGTAGCTAAAGCTGCTGAAAAATTAGACAATGTCGCTAAAGTCAATTACGGAGGCGCACAAGCTAAAAAATTATTCAACTTTGTTTCAGCCGTTCGAAATATTGGTGGAATTATTATTATTGCATTATTATTAGTTGCAATGTTCTTAATTTCAAATACCATTCGAATTACAATTTTATCTCGTCGTACTGAGATTGAAATTATGAAATTAGTCGGTGCAACAAACGGATTTATCAGATGGCCATTCTTCTTAGAAGGAGCTTGGATTGGGTTCTTCGGAGCAATCATTCCAATTGCAATCTTAAGTTTTGTTTATGTAGCAGCTTACGATTTTGTAACAAAAGTCTTACAGGGAACATATTTTGCATTACTAGCACCACAGCCATTTTTATACCAAATTGGTGGATTACTATTAGCTCTCGGTGTTTTCATCGGAGCCTTCGGATCATTGCTTTCAATGAGAAGATTCTTAAAAGTATAAATTAAACAAAAAAATAAAAAAATCATAAGGGTCAGATAGGAGAATAACTACGTGAATAAGAAAATCATAACTTTAGCAGTCATTGGAACAATCGGGTTAGGAACATTGGTAGCACCTTTTAGTGCATCAGCATCAGTTGATGAGGATATTACCAAAGCATCATCAAAAGTAACTGAAATTTCTGGTAAACAAGCAGATGCTAAAAAAGAATTAGCTAGCGTAACAGATTCTATTACTGAAAATGAAGCATCAGCAAAAGATTTAGTTGCTGAAATGCAATCAACTCAAAATGAATTAAAAACATTAAAAGCTGATATTGATACTTTAAATGAAAAAATTGCAGGACGTGAAGATAAGTTAAAAGAACAAGCGCGTACCATTCAAGTCAATGGAGATACACAAAACTATCTTGATTTTGTATTATCTGCGGAGTCTTTAAGCGACGTTGTTGGACGAGTTGATGTTGTTTCTCAAATGGTTTCAGCTAACCAAACATTAGTGAAAGACCAAAAAGCAGATCAAGAATCAGTAGCTGCTAAACAAAAAGAAACTGAGAAAAAAGCAAATGAGCAAACAATGTTAGCTGCTAAATTAGAAGCGGCTAAAGCTAGCTTAGAACAACAAAAACTTTCAAAAGAAGCCGTTGTTGCTTCACTTGCTTCAGAACAAGCTTCTGCAGAAAGTGAAAAAGCTACTTTCTTAACTCAAAAATCAGATGCTGAAAAAGCTGCTAAAGCAATTCAAACGGCAAATGAAGCAAAACCAGTTGCTGCAGCATCAAACGTAAGCAATAATGAAGCACCAACACCTGTATCTAACGGTTCAGCACCAGTTGCTAAACCAACAGCACCTGCTGCTGGCGGACGTTGGGGAACAGTTAGTGCTGCTGCTTACGGCGTTGCAGGCACACCATACTTATATGGTGGAACAACAACTGCTGGATTTGACTGCTCTGGTTTCACAATGTATGCATTTGCTGCTGCAGGTGTCAGCCTACCACGTGTTGCAAGTGCACAATATGCTGCAACAAGTCGTGTTTCTCAAGCAGAAGCACAACCTGGTGATTTAGTATTCTTCAACCAATCTGGCTCAATTGATCACGTTGGAATTTACATTGGCAACGGCCAATTTATCGGTTCTCAAAGTTCAAGTGGAGTGGCTGTAGCGTCAATTTCGCCATACTACTGGGCTAAATACCTTGTTGGTTTTGGTCGCGTAAACTAAAAATTTCTTAATTATGTAATAAATAAACCTATCCCTTATGGTTGGTACCAATGAACGGCGTAAATATGCACCGTTCATTGGTATTTTTTTGTTTTATAGTAGTTTATTTCAAAATAAAAGATTATTTCGTGATTATCTGCCAAGTATTT carries:
- a CDS encoding ComF family protein; amino-acid sequence: MLECLFCGQQEIKKLTLKEILFFTKATQENLCRKCKKELIPLKQFLTCKGCGRKAKKRDLCAECLKWQLIYPEVELRHVALYEYNSLIKEWMERFKFQGDYRLRNLFNEEVKTNLKIDKKNIIVPIPISETSYQKRGFNQVTAILKAAEIPYTNCLANETNQLKQSSKTRKERLEMKQPFQLESEKISFIKNQSLLIVDDVYTTGRTILYAKDILMKNGAKKVSSFSIAR
- the hpf gene encoding ribosome hibernation-promoting factor, HPF/YfiA family, encoding MFKYNVRGENIEVTGAIRSYVEKKVGKLEKYFSDTPDATAHVNLKVYSDKTAKVEVTIPLPYLVLRAEETSPDLYASVDLVVDKLERQMRKYKTKINRKSREKGFDFIVPDEATLDSQGELDIVRTKRVSLKPMDSEEAALQMDMLGHNFFIFEDAETNGTSIVYRRKDGKYGLIETN
- the secA gene encoding preprotein translocase subunit SecA: MANFLKNLIENDKKEIKSLDRLANKVEAYADRMAALTDEELQAKTPEFKKRYQAGETLDDLLPEAFAVVREAAKRVLGLYPYHVQLMGGITLHKGNIPEMKTGEGKTLTATMPVYLNALAGEGVHVVTVNEYLASRDATEMGELYEFLGLTVGLNLNSKSAEEKRAAYACDITYTTNNELGFDYLRDNMVVYREQMVQRPLSYAIVDEVDSILIDEARTPLIISGQAEKSTVLYTKADQFAKGLKAEVDYTIDVQSKTIGLTEEGMVKAERAFGVENLYDIDNTALIHHVDQALRANYIMLLDIDYVVQDGEVLIVDQFTGRIMDGRRYSDGLHQAIEAKEGVEIENESKTMANVTFQNYFRMYKKLAGMTGTAKTEQEEFREIYNIQVVEIPTNKPIIRDDRPDLLYATLTSKFNAVVEEIKERHAKGQPILVGTVAVETSELLSNLLTKAGIHHEVLNAKNHFKEAEIITSAGQKGAVTIATNMAGRGTDIKLGAGVLEVGGLCVIGTERHESRRIDNQLRGRAGRQGDPGVTQFYLSLEDELMKRFGSERIQAILERMKVQDEDILIQSKMISRQVESAQKRVEGNNYDTRKNVLEYDDVMREQREIIYGQRLEVIMAEESLRKITIPMIKRTIDRMVDVNTQGPKEEWNLQGIHDFATSAIVHEDSLKVSDLENKSPEEIKALLLDKSEKIYQAKEQQLNSTDQILEFEKVVVLRVVDSKWTDHIDTMDQLRQGIGLRAYAQTNPLVEYQAEGFKLFEEMIAAIDYDVTRLLMKSEIRQNLQREQVAQGTPARSSGDGDVVEAAKSKPVKVEDKIGRNDPCPCGSGKKYKNCHGKGKV
- the prfB gene encoding peptide chain release factor 2 (programmed frameshift); its protein translation is MELSEIRNNLAKATDKIAGFGRSLDLETMEQDIAELDNRMTEPGFWDDGTKAQGVINEANNLKEKYNQFKELSQTKEDLEMLLEMVKEEPDEELEKELEDNYQEFQKDLDKYELDMLLSGPYDKNNAIIELHPGAGGTESQDWGSMLLRMYMRWAEKKGFKVETLDYQDGDEAGIKSVTLLIKGHNAYGYLKAEKGVHRLVRISPFDSAGRRHTSFVSIDVMPEIEDAETVAINSDDLKVDTYRASGAGGQHINKTDSAVRITHIPTGIVVASQAQRSQLKNRDQAMGMLKAKLYQLELEEKEKELAEIRGEQKEIGWGSQIRSYVFHPYSMIKDHRTNYETGNVQGVMDGDLDPFIDAYLKSTMLINE
- the ftsE gene encoding cell division ATP-binding protein FtsE, producing the protein MIEMLNVYKKYPNGITAANGLTVRIEQGEFVYVVGPSGAGKSTFIKMMYREEKASKGSIKVGDFDLVTMKDRDVPFLRRHVGVVFQDFKLLPRLTVYENIAYAMEVVEKNPKIIKKRVLEVLDLVGLKHKVRMFPTELSGGEQQRIAIARAIANMPRVLIADEPTGNLDPDTSWEIMNILEEINNQGTTVVMATHNSQIVNVVKHRVLAVENGRIVRDQLEGDYGYEG
- the ftsX gene encoding permease-like cell division protein FtsX — its product is MKVRTFKRHAVESLKSLKRNGWMSIAAVSAVTVTLLLVGSFISILLNVNKLATDVENDVSVRVYIDLAATKEQKDTLKTDLKKLSNVDKIEYSSREQELDKVVGSYGSEFNLFGGDDNPLFDVYVVSTESPRDTEKVAKAAEKLDNVAKVNYGGAQAKKLFNFVSAVRNIGGIIIIALLLVAMFLISNTIRITILSRRTEIEIMKLVGATNGFIRWPFFLEGAWIGFFGAIIPIAILSFVYVAAYDFVTKVLQGTYFALLAPQPFLYQIGGLLLALGVFIGAFGSLLSMRRFLKV
- a CDS encoding C40 family peptidase; the protein is MNKKIITLAVIGTIGLGTLVAPFSASASVDEDITKASSKVTEISGKQADAKKELASVTDSITENEASAKDLVAEMQSTQNELKTLKADIDTLNEKIAGREDKLKEQARTIQVNGDTQNYLDFVLSAESLSDVVGRVDVVSQMVSANQTLVKDQKADQESVAAKQKETEKKANEQTMLAAKLEAAKASLEQQKLSKEAVVASLASEQASAESEKATFLTQKSDAEKAAKAIQTANEAKPVAAASNVSNNEAPTPVSNGSAPVAKPTAPAAGGRWGTVSAAAYGVAGTPYLYGGTTTAGFDCSGFTMYAFAAAGVSLPRVASAQYAATSRVSQAEAQPGDLVFFNQSGSIDHVGIYIGNGQFIGSQSSSGVAVASISPYYWAKYLVGFGRVN